The proteins below are encoded in one region of Haloterrigena turkmenica DSM 5511:
- a CDS encoding DUF5058 family protein, whose amino-acid sequence MEWCEPPIAVLAYMDIANSRWLWLSTLPVVSVVLFQAAIFLRRAWADGKEMGLSDEQLKTGFKTGVISAIGPAVAVLVGMLALIATVGGPVAWMRLTVIGSVAFELPAAELGVSQFGYSLGDGDISETAYATAVWSMTLGGTGWLLVSALGTPHMEKARQKLGNGKEKLIPIISSAAMLGAFAYFLTGEVAAGTPETGSVAVGGLVMLVLLRIADKRDIQWLREWALGTAMIVGLLVGVVLQVTVGSWW is encoded by the coding sequence ATGGAGTGGTGTGAACCTCCGATAGCCGTACTGGCATATATGGATATCGCCAATAGTCGATGGTTGTGGCTTTCGACTCTACCGGTCGTCTCGGTAGTGTTGTTTCAGGCGGCGATCTTTCTCCGTCGAGCGTGGGCCGATGGAAAGGAAATGGGATTGTCAGACGAACAACTAAAGACCGGGTTCAAGACCGGGGTGATATCGGCGATCGGTCCCGCCGTAGCGGTCTTGGTCGGAATGTTGGCGCTGATAGCCACCGTCGGCGGACCCGTCGCATGGATGCGTCTCACGGTGATCGGATCGGTCGCGTTCGAACTCCCGGCGGCTGAGCTGGGCGTGAGCCAGTTTGGATACAGTCTCGGTGACGGAGATATCTCTGAGACGGCGTATGCGACGGCAGTCTGGTCGATGACTCTGGGTGGCACTGGCTGGTTGCTGGTCTCCGCCCTCGGAACGCCGCATATGGAAAAGGCCAGACAGAAGCTTGGCAACGGGAAAGAAAAACTCATTCCGATCATTAGTTCCGCCGCGATGCTCGGGGCCTTCGCCTATTTCCTGACCGGTGAAGTCGCGGCGGGAACGCCCGAAACGGGATCGGTCGCCGTAGGGGGATTGGTGATGCTGGTGCTGTTACGGATAGCCGATAAGAGAGATATACAATGGTTACGAGAATGGGCGCTGGGTACCGCGATGATCGTCGGTCTCCTGGTCGGAGTGGTACTGCAAGTGACGGTCGGGAGTTGGTGGTAA
- a CDS encoding amidohydrolase — MPTETISPSEADLKEWRLEFHRYPEPGWCEFRTTVRIVEELEQLNVDEIHIGADALDPDERLGVPEEDVLSEWYEKATSETNRTDVLEQIQGGHTGVVAVVENGEGPTVGLRVDIDALPITESADDDHRPASDGFRSTNEGFMHACGHDSHITFGLGTIQSVIQRDFSGTFKVFFQPAEELLGGGKAMASGPHIDDVDYLFGAHVGLDYPTGTVVAGLDEALALARMDVTFEGESAHAGLAPNEGRNAVQALIAAAHNIYATPRHREGKTRVNIGEISADNAANIIADRATASIEVRGESTELMEYMRDAVQRHVNTAAEMHECDAEISLTGESIRQDCDGELVDLVSETVTDRSESLSLIRRDALAASEDAMYLMKAVTENGGKATYIGIGGSNPSGHHTPKFDIDEESLSIGVEVLSKSVLKRLS, encoded by the coding sequence ATGCCAACGGAAACGATATCCCCATCGGAAGCGGACCTGAAGGAGTGGAGACTGGAGTTTCACCGGTATCCGGAACCCGGCTGGTGTGAGTTCCGAACGACCGTACGGATCGTCGAGGAACTCGAACAGTTGAACGTCGACGAGATCCACATCGGGGCGGACGCTCTCGATCCCGACGAGCGATTGGGAGTTCCTGAGGAGGACGTACTTTCGGAGTGGTACGAGAAAGCGACGTCTGAAACGAACCGTACGGACGTGTTAGAGCAGATTCAAGGCGGTCATACGGGGGTCGTCGCGGTCGTCGAGAACGGTGAGGGTCCGACCGTCGGATTACGTGTCGACATCGACGCGCTTCCCATCACCGAATCGGCTGACGACGATCATCGGCCAGCGTCCGACGGCTTTCGATCGACTAATGAAGGGTTTATGCACGCATGTGGCCACGATTCCCACATTACATTCGGGTTAGGAACGATTCAGTCGGTTATTCAGAGGGATTTCAGTGGGACATTTAAAGTCTTCTTCCAACCAGCAGAGGAACTCCTCGGCGGTGGAAAAGCGATGGCTTCGGGTCCCCACATTGACGACGTCGACTATCTGTTCGGAGCCCACGTCGGCCTCGATTATCCGACAGGGACGGTCGTTGCCGGACTCGATGAAGCGCTCGCCCTCGCCCGAATGGACGTCACGTTCGAGGGCGAATCTGCCCACGCAGGGTTGGCTCCGAACGAAGGACGGAACGCGGTCCAAGCGCTCATCGCCGCTGCTCATAACATCTACGCGACCCCTCGCCACAGGGAGGGGAAAACGCGCGTGAACATCGGGGAAATCAGCGCGGACAACGCCGCGAATATCATCGCTGACCGAGCAACCGCGTCGATCGAGGTTCGTGGCGAGTCGACCGAACTGATGGAGTATATGCGCGACGCCGTGCAGCGACACGTAAACACGGCGGCGGAGATGCACGAGTGTGACGCCGAAATCTCTCTCACCGGGGAATCGATACGACAGGACTGCGATGGAGAACTCGTGGACCTGGTGAGTGAGACGGTAACTGATCGGTCGGAGTCGCTCTCACTGATTCGACGCGACGCCTTGGCCGCGAGCGAGGACGCCATGTACTTGATGAAGGCCGTGACGGAGAACGGTGGCAAGGCGACGTACATCGGCATCGGCGGGAGCAATCCCAGTGGCCACCATACCCCGAAGTTCGATATCGATGAGGAGAGCCTCTCGATCGGTGTGGAGGTGCTTTCGAAGTCCGTTCTGAAACGCCTCTCTTAG
- the trpD gene encoding anthranilate phosphoribosyltransferase, protein MDDIGVYLDRITAGDDLTIDGAREVAQLLFREATEAQIGAVLAALRTKGETEAEIAGFAQGMRNTMRTIDPDRSPLVDICGTGGDSYNTINVSTTSAIVAAGAGTAVAKHGNYSVSSSSGSADVLDVVGVDTNSEPHAVEAAIERNGIGFMLAPVFNPAMETVIGPRKELGVRTIFNVLGPLTNPAGADAQVVGVYDQDLVPVLARVLARLEVDRALVVHGQGIDEITIHGETSVAEVTGESIEEYVITPETLGLDHSGIEAVSGGTPAENAAALRGIVTGSITGPMRDIVLANAGATVYVAGLTETVRAGVDCAREAIDSGEAAAKLENLCSEGQN, encoded by the coding sequence ATGGATGATATTGGAGTCTATTTGGATCGAATAACCGCCGGAGACGACCTCACTATCGATGGAGCGCGCGAGGTTGCTCAGCTACTCTTCAGAGAGGCTACAGAGGCACAGATCGGTGCGGTACTCGCTGCGCTCCGCACGAAAGGTGAGACAGAAGCCGAGATCGCTGGGTTCGCTCAGGGGATGCGCAACACGATGCGAACGATTGATCCCGATCGGTCGCCGCTAGTTGACATCTGTGGCACCGGCGGGGACAGTTACAACACGATCAATGTCTCGACAACCAGCGCGATCGTTGCGGCGGGGGCGGGTACGGCAGTCGCCAAGCACGGCAACTACTCGGTCTCCTCGTCGTCAGGAAGCGCCGACGTTCTGGATGTCGTCGGCGTCGACACCAATTCGGAACCGCACGCCGTCGAAGCCGCGATCGAACGAAACGGAATCGGATTCATGCTCGCACCAGTATTCAATCCGGCAATGGAGACCGTTATCGGTCCGCGGAAGGAACTCGGAGTCCGGACGATCTTCAACGTTCTCGGACCGCTCACCAATCCTGCCGGAGCCGACGCACAAGTAGTCGGCGTCTACGATCAGGATCTGGTGCCGGTTCTGGCCAGGGTGTTAGCCCGCCTCGAGGTTGACCGTGCACTCGTCGTCCACGGTCAGGGAATCGACGAGATCACGATCCATGGGGAAACGAGCGTCGCCGAAGTCACCGGCGAGTCGATCGAAGAGTACGTAATCACTCCGGAAACGCTCGGACTGGACCATAGTGGTATCGAGGCGGTTTCGGGAGGGACGCCGGCGGAGAACGCAGCAGCTCTTCGCGGGATCGTCACAGGGTCGATAACGGGCCCGATGCGTGACATCGTTCTCGCAAATGCGGGTGCGACAGTATATGTCGCCGGTCTCACAGAGACAGTACGGGCGGGCGTCGATTGCGCTCGCGAAGCGATTGATTCGGGCGAAGCTGCCGCTAAACTCGAGAATCTGTGCAGTGAAGGACAGAACTGA
- a CDS encoding HalOD1 output domain-containing protein: METQPDESTNQPVSVAVVEAIAAATDRSPLEVEPLYDTIDPEALNELFNNVGSQSRARGRITFVHCGYEVTVEDTGDVTVDER; this comes from the coding sequence ATGGAGACTCAACCCGATGAATCAACGAACCAGCCGGTATCTGTCGCAGTCGTCGAAGCCATTGCTGCTGCCACTGATCGGAGTCCTCTGGAAGTCGAACCCCTCTACGATACGATCGATCCAGAGGCCCTCAATGAGTTATTCAATAATGTGGGAAGTCAGTCACGAGCACGAGGGAGGATTACGTTCGTCCACTGCGGATATGAGGTGACCGTCGAAGACACTGGAGACGTAACGGTTGATGAACGATAA
- a CDS encoding thioesterase family protein: MQTISDTQVRFGELAGPLVHGSVLFDWQLISTQEIAAAFGYPFEDILADDGIPYAPVVVDTTVHRYPALGDEITVETVPIDVGRSSVELLYEILDADGERLATARMTHVTISSSGGARPLPEQVRSAFADACVDRDPEVGPTTETDGGTDLPSYLKSVPIRSPYIEGAELSYFEEYPRFAGIALEEFLTEQGTSIGELAGEKQPYRLRDWEWEFQSPVQFETELHVECDVIRVDQETIRIAHKFTSSGKTNIRGLTEYGCFDRTGAPVPFDDEMIAPFKS; this comes from the coding sequence GTGCAAACGATTAGCGATACGCAGGTGCGATTTGGAGAGCTCGCTGGACCGCTCGTTCACGGATCCGTCCTCTTCGACTGGCAGCTGATTTCGACACAGGAGATCGCCGCCGCCTTCGGCTATCCGTTCGAGGACATCCTTGCGGACGACGGCATTCCCTACGCGCCGGTCGTGGTCGACACCACCGTCCACCGGTATCCCGCACTCGGTGACGAGATCACCGTCGAGACGGTGCCCATCGACGTCGGGAGATCGAGCGTCGAACTCCTCTACGAGATCCTCGATGCCGACGGCGAGCGCCTTGCGACGGCGCGAATGACTCACGTAACGATATCGTCAAGCGGCGGTGCACGTCCGTTGCCCGAGCAGGTTCGGTCGGCGTTCGCAGACGCGTGTGTCGATCGAGACCCCGAAGTCGGTCCGACGACGGAAACGGACGGGGGAACGGACCTGCCCTCTTATCTGAAGTCGGTCCCGATTCGGAGCCCCTACATCGAGGGCGCGGAACTATCCTACTTCGAGGAGTATCCCCGGTTCGCGGGGATCGCCCTCGAGGAGTTCCTCACCGAGCAGGGAACGAGTATCGGCGAACTCGCCGGTGAGAAACAGCCGTATCGGCTCCGCGATTGGGAATGGGAATTTCAGTCACCCGTTCAATTTGAAACCGAACTTCACGTCGAATGTGACGTGATACGCGTTGATCAGGAGACGATTCGGATCGCTCATAAGTTTACCAGCAGCGGGAAAACGAATATTAGAGGACTCACAGAATACGGTTGCTTCGATCGAACTGGAGCACCTGTTCCATTCGACGACGAGATGATAGCTCCGTTTAAATCGTAG
- a CDS encoding PaaI family thioesterase yields the protein MTVDDGLIRDELFDDPFCNSLDITFDKVEDGAATARMPVTESHLNFAGVLHGGAVFTLADAAAGAALSSRVGTDANIALEANVSFLEAVDVGETVIATAEIPHESRKTAELTVTVETEAGSRVASYRCRGYKF from the coding sequence ATGACCGTCGACGACGGACTGATCCGAGACGAATTGTTCGACGATCCGTTCTGCAACTCTCTCGACATTACGTTCGACAAGGTCGAAGACGGGGCGGCCACGGCGCGAATGCCAGTCACGGAGTCGCATCTGAATTTCGCCGGCGTCCTTCACGGTGGCGCTGTCTTCACGCTCGCGGATGCGGCGGCCGGAGCAGCGCTTTCCTCCCGTGTCGGTACGGACGCCAATATCGCGCTTGAGGCGAATGTGTCCTTCCTCGAGGCGGTGGACGTCGGTGAGACGGTGATCGCGACCGCGGAGATCCCTCACGAAAGCCGGAAGACAGCGGAACTGACGGTGACGGTAGAGACGGAAGCCGGGTCGCGCGTCGCCTCCTATCGATGTCGCGGGTATAAATTCTAA
- the fdhF gene encoding formate dehydrogenase subunit alpha produces MSTYDPLPRIPTIDDRRDETPVTATFETGTANDPPAGTASDEPTTLSINGQSVTVPPGSTVIDAMQAADDETVSVDPGANGLESDADVPALCHYDRDGSASEEIGPRSECRTCMVETEEHGLVPSCSFPAEDGLSVRTDTPDAAESRSVNLDLVLSNHNLRCTTCNGNGRCELQDAAISEGVDHPRYGVFDERSEYEPIDDTSSFIQIDRNKCILCNRCVEGCNDVQVEGVLRIEGHGEDTRIGFQSDAETMADSECVSCGHCATVCPTGALTEKGIGGPGTLPLPGFTHRNSIGTVVETDEAETIDDTTAPNRSPDPGSAASPTNAVGGDDAAEARVARFMERAKDRVAELASEYGHRAVLAGEHTAENIATKTLPEGRLFDIADFVSDVRLENLDVEETTCGFCAVGCRFEMWSKDGDTIGTVPVDDPSAAPANNFSTCVKGKFGHEFANSDRRLTEPLVRTDSGEFESVSWDDALEYVAERLREIQNEHGVDAVSCLASSKGTNEEAYLVQKFARQVLGTKNVDNCARLCHSSTVAALQQTLGYGAMTNRINEDVGEADAYLITGSNTTESHPVLATRIKQNVRDGADLVVFDPRQVGIAEHADQYTRTEPGYDVAWINGLIRYVIENDLHDEAFIERNTTGFEDLREKVRPYTPERVEEVAGVPAAELESAAETLAAADTVVFGWAMGMTQSSHGTQNILALANLALTLGQLGKPGAGLSPFRGQNNVQGGGGDMGTLPGSLPGYQDPSDGEVREKFADAWGEHPPAEPGLKVPEMFSEAHEGNLRGMYIVGENPALSEPDVQHAGEALEALDFLVVQDIFMTETAEHADVILPAATSPEKHGTFTNTERRIQRVRPTAAPPGDARQDWEITQELANRLGYDWDYDHPREIMDEISDLAPIYGGVSYDRLEEGPQHGLQWPVPDEDHPGTPYLYDYEDGNFNFEDGRARFVPADSGQPGEIPDEDYPLTLTSGRVLYHWHTGQLTRRVEGLMSHVGESFVEIHPELAARLDVTDGEYVRVESRRGEIVVKAQVTERVDAGTLFIPMHFAAGAVNKLTQETFDPQSGIPEYKVSSVRVEPLGPETDADVLRTPDVGAATDGAAISDD; encoded by the coding sequence ATGAGTACGTACGATCCACTTCCACGAATACCGACAATCGACGATCGACGGGACGAGACGCCAGTGACAGCGACGTTCGAGACGGGCACTGCGAACGATCCCCCCGCCGGTACGGCCAGCGATGAACCGACGACGCTCTCGATCAACGGGCAGTCGGTGACCGTTCCGCCCGGATCGACCGTCATCGACGCGATGCAGGCCGCTGACGACGAGACGGTCTCCGTCGATCCGGGCGCCAACGGCCTCGAGAGCGACGCCGACGTGCCCGCGCTGTGTCACTACGACCGGGACGGTTCGGCGAGCGAGGAGATTGGCCCTCGAAGCGAGTGTCGGACCTGTATGGTCGAGACGGAGGAACACGGTCTCGTTCCGTCCTGTTCGTTCCCCGCGGAGGACGGGCTGTCGGTCAGGACCGACACGCCCGACGCCGCGGAGAGTCGAAGCGTGAACCTCGATCTCGTCCTCTCGAACCACAACCTCCGCTGTACGACCTGCAACGGGAACGGGCGCTGTGAGTTACAGGACGCCGCGATCAGCGAGGGGGTCGACCACCCGCGCTACGGCGTGTTCGACGAGCGGAGCGAGTACGAACCGATCGACGACACCTCCTCGTTCATCCAGATCGACCGCAACAAGTGCATCCTCTGTAATCGCTGCGTGGAGGGCTGTAACGACGTGCAGGTCGAGGGCGTGCTCCGAATCGAGGGCCACGGCGAGGACACTCGGATCGGGTTCCAGTCGGACGCGGAGACGATGGCCGACTCCGAGTGCGTCTCCTGTGGCCACTGCGCGACGGTCTGTCCGACCGGCGCGCTCACCGAGAAGGGAATCGGCGGCCCCGGAACGCTGCCGCTTCCCGGCTTCACCCATCGCAACTCCATCGGGACGGTCGTCGAGACCGACGAGGCGGAAACCATAGACGACACGACTGCACCGAATCGGTCGCCCGACCCCGGCAGCGCTGCCAGCCCCACTAACGCGGTCGGCGGCGACGACGCGGCGGAGGCGCGAGTCGCTCGCTTCATGGAGCGCGCCAAGGACCGCGTCGCCGAACTCGCCAGCGAGTACGGTCATAGAGCGGTACTGGCCGGCGAACATACGGCGGAAAACATCGCCACGAAGACGCTCCCGGAAGGACGGCTCTTCGACATCGCCGATTTCGTCAGCGACGTTCGCCTCGAAAACCTCGATGTCGAAGAGACGACGTGTGGCTTCTGTGCGGTCGGCTGTCGCTTCGAAATGTGGAGCAAAGACGGCGACACGATCGGTACCGTACCGGTCGACGATCCGTCCGCAGCGCCCGCCAATAACTTCTCGACCTGCGTGAAAGGAAAGTTCGGCCACGAGTTCGCGAACAGCGACCGGCGACTCACCGAGCCGCTCGTCCGGACCGACTCCGGCGAGTTCGAGTCGGTCTCGTGGGACGACGCGCTCGAGTACGTCGCGGAACGTCTCCGAGAGATCCAGAACGAGCACGGCGTCGACGCCGTTAGTTGTCTCGCGTCGTCGAAGGGGACCAACGAAGAGGCCTACCTCGTCCAGAAGTTCGCCCGACAGGTCCTGGGGACGAAGAACGTCGACAACTGCGCGCGCCTCTGTCACTCCTCGACGGTCGCGGCGCTCCAGCAGACGCTCGGCTACGGCGCGATGACCAACCGGATCAACGAGGACGTCGGCGAGGCCGACGCCTACCTCATCACCGGTTCGAACACGACCGAGAGCCATCCGGTACTGGCGACGCGCATCAAGCAAAACGTTCGCGACGGCGCCGATCTGGTCGTGTTCGATCCGCGGCAGGTCGGCATCGCCGAACACGCCGACCAGTACACCCGGACCGAGCCGGGCTATGACGTGGCCTGGATCAACGGGCTGATCCGCTACGTGATCGAGAACGACCTCCACGACGAGGCGTTCATCGAGCGGAACACGACCGGCTTCGAGGACCTCCGCGAGAAGGTCCGGCCATACACGCCCGAACGGGTCGAGGAGGTCGCGGGCGTCCCGGCTGCGGAACTCGAGTCGGCTGCGGAGACCCTCGCCGCGGCCGACACCGTCGTCTTCGGCTGGGCGATGGGAATGACCCAGTCGAGCCACGGTACGCAGAACATCTTGGCGCTCGCGAACCTCGCGCTAACGCTCGGCCAGCTCGGAAAGCCGGGGGCCGGCCTCTCGCCGTTCCGCGGCCAGAACAACGTGCAGGGCGGCGGCGGGGACATGGGGACGCTCCCCGGGAGTCTGCCGGGGTATCAAGACCCGTCCGACGGCGAGGTGCGGGAGAAGTTCGCAGACGCCTGGGGCGAGCACCCGCCGGCCGAACCCGGTCTCAAAGTCCCCGAGATGTTCAGCGAGGCTCACGAGGGCAACCTCCGTGGGATGTACATCGTCGGCGAGAACCCCGCGCTATCCGAACCCGACGTGCAGCACGCCGGGGAAGCCCTCGAGGCGCTGGATTTCCTCGTCGTCCAGGACATTTTCATGACTGAGACGGCCGAACACGCGGACGTGATACTCCCCGCGGCGACGTCGCCGGAGAAACACGGGACGTTCACCAACACGGAGCGACGGATTCAGCGCGTCCGTCCGACGGCCGCCCCGCCCGGCGACGCGCGGCAGGACTGGGAGATCACCCAGGAACTGGCGAACCGTCTGGGCTATGATTGGGACTACGACCATCCGCGGGAGATCATGGACGAGATCAGTGACCTCGCCCCGATCTACGGCGGCGTCAGCTACGACCGCCTCGAGGAGGGACCCCAGCACGGACTGCAGTGGCCGGTTCCGGACGAGGACCACCCCGGGACGCCGTACCTGTACGATTACGAGGACGGGAACTTCAACTTCGAGGACGGACGCGCTCGCTTCGTCCCGGCGGACAGCGGCCAGCCCGGTGAGATCCCCGACGAGGACTACCCACTGACGCTCACGTCCGGTCGCGTCCTCTATCACTGGCATACCGGTCAGCTCACCCGCCGCGTCGAGGGGCTCATGAGCCACGTCGGCGAGAGCTTCGTCGAGATCCATCCCGAACTGGCCGCGCGACTCGACGTCACCGACGGGGAGTACGTCCGCGTCGAGTCCCGCCGCGGCGAGATCGTCGTCAAAGCACAGGTCACTGAGCGCGTCGACGCGGGAACGTTGTTCATCCCGATGCATTTCGCCGCCGGTGCAGTCAACAAACTCACACAGGAGACGTTCGACCCGCAGTCAGGGATCCCCGAGTACAAGGTCTCGAGCGTCCGCGTCGAACCGCTCGGTCCGGAGACCGACGCCGACGTGCTTCGGACGCCCGATGTCGGAGCGGCTACCGATGGTGCCGCTATCAGCGACGACTGA
- a CDS encoding NADH-ubiquinone oxidoreductase-F iron-sulfur binding region domain-containing protein: protein MTNEIGAVRRSPVVRVSAAVAADRGDRVYAAARDAAASVSVVRTGPTGVDELEPLVLATDDGRTAFFRSPSPSTTRDLVTEFESNGLPMSRADAIVDHDPDATSLPVPETGPLAAGRRLVLGPCGWVNPLDPADYTLCSTERDASVAVDMGILARGRGDAIADEPAIDAWERARETDGDPLIVVNANEPDDRQQADRTLLAGAPIAVLDGVAAVAEYVGAEDAVVYLNEHETTLQRHVRQAANAIEDELPVVPDVVVGPDEYRAGAPTAALEAMEGADRIEPRLQPPTPAEYGLYGRPTIVHTPRTFAQVRQAVHAPESIDADAPDPGTRLVTVTGDVETPAIVELDSSATLETTLDAVSMEGSLKMACVGGVFGGFTTDLGVAPTARSLTAADLGTDGVVELLSDRRCAVATAGERAQFASEANSGRCVPGREGTKQLTELLRDVYAGAFRSDGIRELGRVMARSSNCQIGAHAPRPVTTAMDEFESEFRAHANGRCPSGTCTDHL, encoded by the coding sequence ATGACGAATGAGATAGGAGCCGTTCGTCGATCGCCGGTCGTTCGCGTCTCGGCAGCGGTCGCAGCGGATCGAGGTGACCGCGTTTACGCCGCCGCTCGCGACGCCGCGGCTTCCGTGTCGGTCGTCCGAACCGGACCCACCGGCGTCGACGAACTGGAACCGCTGGTCCTCGCGACCGACGACGGGCGGACCGCGTTCTTTCGCTCGCCGTCCCCGTCGACGACTCGAGATCTCGTCACGGAATTTGAATCAAATGGACTCCCGATGTCCCGCGCCGACGCCATCGTCGACCACGATCCGGACGCGACGTCGCTTCCGGTTCCGGAAACTGGCCCGCTCGCTGCGGGCCGACGGCTCGTCCTCGGTCCGTGCGGCTGGGTCAATCCGCTCGATCCGGCCGACTACACACTGTGTTCGACCGAACGCGACGCCAGTGTGGCCGTGGATATGGGGATTCTCGCCCGTGGGCGGGGCGACGCCATCGCCGACGAACCGGCCATTGACGCTTGGGAACGGGCCCGCGAGACCGACGGCGATCCACTCATCGTCGTCAACGCGAACGAGCCCGACGACCGACAGCAGGCCGACCGGACGCTGCTCGCCGGGGCGCCGATCGCAGTCCTGGACGGCGTCGCGGCGGTCGCAGAGTACGTCGGCGCCGAGGACGCGGTCGTCTATCTGAACGAACACGAGACTACCCTCCAGCGACACGTTCGACAGGCCGCAAACGCCATCGAAGACGAACTGCCGGTCGTGCCGGACGTCGTCGTCGGCCCTGACGAGTACCGCGCCGGCGCGCCGACGGCCGCGCTCGAGGCCATGGAGGGCGCGGACCGGATCGAACCCCGCCTGCAACCGCCGACGCCGGCCGAGTACGGCCTTTACGGCCGTCCGACGATCGTGCACACGCCGCGGACGTTCGCACAGGTCCGGCAGGCCGTTCACGCCCCGGAGTCGATCGACGCCGACGCCCCGGATCCGGGAACGCGGCTCGTGACCGTGACCGGCGACGTCGAGACGCCGGCGATCGTCGAACTGGACTCGAGCGCGACGCTCGAGACGACCCTCGATGCCGTTTCGATGGAGGGATCGCTCAAGATGGCCTGCGTCGGTGGTGTCTTCGGCGGGTTCACGACCGATCTGGGCGTCGCCCCCACTGCACGGTCGCTCACCGCGGCGGATCTCGGAACCGACGGCGTCGTCGAACTGCTGAGCGACAGGCGCTGTGCGGTCGCGACCGCCGGCGAGCGCGCGCAGTTCGCTTCGGAGGCCAACAGCGGCCGGTGCGTCCCCGGACGGGAGGGGACGAAACAGCTCACGGAACTGCTTCGCGACGTCTACGCGGGCGCGTTCAGAAGCGACGGAATTCGCGAACTGGGACGCGTCATGGCTCGCTCGAGCAACTGCCAGATCGGCGCCCACGCGCCGCGGCCCGTAACCACGGCCATGGACGAATTCGAATCCGAGTTTCGCGCCCACGCCAACGGGCGCTGTCCGAGCGGAACGTGTACTGATCACTTATGA
- a CDS encoding enoyl-CoA hydratase/isomerase family protein produces the protein MIVEDENGVRTVTFDRPESLNAFTADAAESLADAIDSVDADEYDAVVLTGEGDAFSAGGDLEAMADRDETPKESLDRTTETLGRVVEAALTSEVPIVAKVNGDAVGAGLAVTAVSDFAYAADSASFSCAFARVGLVPDTGGTFLLPRLLGLRTAKRLAMTAEFISAAEAAEIGLVNETVPDDDLEAAVDDLLETLRERPTTTLGLTKRAIHENMGRYWREALDHELLTQSIAYGTPEHEDGVAEFLER, from the coding sequence ATGATCGTCGAAGACGAGAACGGCGTGCGGACGGTCACGTTCGACCGGCCCGAATCGCTAAACGCGTTTACCGCCGATGCGGCCGAATCGTTAGCCGACGCAATCGACAGCGTTGACGCCGACGAGTACGATGCGGTCGTCCTCACCGGCGAGGGCGACGCATTCAGCGCCGGTGGTGACCTCGAGGCGATGGCCGACCGAGACGAGACGCCGAAGGAGTCCCTCGACCGGACGACCGAGACGCTCGGTCGAGTCGTCGAAGCGGCGCTCACGTCCGAGGTCCCGATCGTCGCGAAAGTCAACGGCGACGCCGTCGGCGCCGGCCTCGCGGTGACCGCCGTCAGCGACTTCGCGTACGCCGCCGACTCCGCATCGTTCAGCTGTGCGTTCGCACGGGTCGGCCTTGTTCCGGATACCGGCGGGACGTTCCTGCTGCCCCGATTGCTCGGTCTCCGTACCGCCAAACGGCTGGCGATGACCGCCGAATTCATCTCTGCGGCTGAAGCCGCGGAGATCGGGCTCGTAAACGAGACCGTTCCGGACGACGACCTCGAGGCAGCGGTCGACGACCTCCTCGAAACGCTTCGGGAGCGTCCGACAACGACGCTGGGACTGACGAAACGCGCGATCCACGAAAACATGGGACGGTACTGGCGGGAGGCGCTCGATCACGAACTCCTCACTCAATCGATCGCCTACGGCACGCCGGAGCACGAAGACGGCGTCGCCGAATTTCTCGAGCGGTGA
- a CDS encoding MaoC/PaaZ C-terminal domain-containing protein, giving the protein MTDSESETRYLEDIRERTIDCGEVTVSADDIVKFARQFDPLEIHTDPEAATESRFDGLIASGYHTLSLSVRRLVDEVRSERAVIAGLGIDDVRWHEPVRPGDTLSVETTILETQPSEGDPTTGIVRERISVTNQSGTEVLSLKNRELVERRDTENQGDGR; this is encoded by the coding sequence ATGACCGATTCAGAGAGCGAAACTCGATATCTCGAGGATATCCGGGAACGAACGATCGACTGCGGTGAAGTAACGGTCTCGGCAGACGACATCGTCAAGTTTGCACGGCAGTTCGATCCGCTCGAGATTCATACCGATCCGGAGGCGGCAACGGAAAGCCGGTTCGATGGCCTCATCGCTAGCGGATACCACACACTTTCCCTATCGGTTCGACGTCTTGTCGACGAAGTCCGGAGCGAGCGAGCCGTCATCGCCGGTCTCGGAATCGACGACGTTCGCTGGCACGAACCGGTTCGGCCGGGGGATACTCTTTCCGTAGAGACGACGATCCTCGAAACGCAACCGTCCGAGGGCGATCCGACCACTGGAATCGTCCGCGAACGAATCTCGGTAACGAATCAGTCCGGAACCGAAGTGCTCTCGCTCAAGAATCGCGAACTGGTCGAACGACGTGACACCGAGAATCAGGGTGATGGTAGGTAA